A stretch of the Photobacterium sp. CCB-ST2H9 genome encodes the following:
- the lpxH gene encoding UDP-2,3-diacylglucosamine diphosphatase yields the protein MTTCFIADLHLSADRPDITDCFLRFMSEEATQCEALYVLGDLFEMWIGDDDDNTFHRQIKGAFKALTESGVPCYFIHGNRDFLIGSQFSRETGVTLLPEHTVIDLYGTPTLILHGDTLCTLDENYQRYRKKVHNPFIQWLFLRLPLSWRQSIGRKMRSNSSQTNQMKANSIMDVTPQAVIDLMKEKKVTRMIHGHTHRPAVHQINTDNLQATRTVLGDWYDQGSVLRCSPKSCQLETRQFPDA from the coding sequence ATGACCACTTGCTTTATTGCAGATTTGCACCTGAGTGCGGATCGACCTGACATCACCGATTGTTTCCTGCGCTTTATGTCTGAAGAAGCCACCCAATGCGAGGCGCTGTATGTGCTGGGTGATTTGTTCGAGATGTGGATTGGCGATGATGACGACAATACGTTTCACCGACAGATTAAAGGGGCGTTCAAAGCGCTGACCGAATCTGGCGTTCCCTGCTATTTTATTCATGGCAACCGGGACTTTCTGATCGGTTCACAATTCAGCCGGGAAACCGGAGTCACTTTGCTGCCTGAACACACCGTGATTGATCTCTACGGCACGCCGACCCTCATACTGCATGGCGATACCCTGTGTACGCTGGATGAAAATTATCAGCGCTATCGCAAAAAGGTTCATAACCCTTTCATTCAGTGGCTGTTCTTGCGGTTACCCCTATCCTGGCGACAGTCCATTGGCCGTAAAATGCGTTCTAACAGCAGTCAGACCAATCAGATGAAAGCGAATTCAATCATGGATGTCACACCTCAAGCCGTGATTGACCTGATGAAAGAGAAAAAAGTCACCCGTATGATTCACGGGCATACCCACCGCCCGGCGGTTCATCAGATAAACACGGATAATCTGCAAGCCACAAGAACCGTTTTGGGAGACTGGTATGATCAAGGCTCTGTACTGCGTTGTTCGCCAAAGAGTTGCCAGCTCGAAACCCGCCAATTCCCGGATGCCTGA
- the cysS gene encoding cysteine--tRNA ligase, giving the protein MLKIYNSLTRQKEEFKPIVPGKVGMYVCGVTIYDLCHIGHGRTFVAFDVVSRYLRYSGYDLTFVRNITDIDDKIIKRAAENGESCDSLTERLIGEMYTDFDALGMARPDVEPRATKFITEIIALCERLIERGFAYVADNGDVMFEVSKFDEYGKLSGQDLEQLQAGARVDIETAKRSPLDFVLWKMSKPGEPTWESPWGPGRPGWHIECSAMNSAILGDHFDIHGGGSDLQFPHHENEIAQSCCAHDTQYVNTWMHSGMVMVDREKMSKSLGNFFTIRDVLGYYDAESVRYFLMSGHYRSQLNYSEENLKQARSALERLYTALRGLDETVAAQGGEAFVERFKAAMDDDFNTPEAYSVLFDMAREINRLKTEDLAAASALGARLRELGSVLGLLAQEPEAFLQSGAKEDDVAEIEALIQQRLDARAAKDWAAADAARDKLTAMGIILEDGPQGTTWRRK; this is encoded by the coding sequence ATGTTAAAGATCTATAACTCACTGACAAGACAAAAAGAGGAATTTAAACCCATCGTGCCAGGCAAAGTCGGCATGTACGTCTGCGGGGTTACCATTTACGATTTGTGTCACATCGGCCACGGTCGAACTTTTGTCGCATTCGACGTGGTGTCGCGCTATCTGCGTTACAGCGGTTATGACCTGACTTTTGTCCGTAACATCACAGATATTGACGACAAAATCATCAAACGCGCTGCTGAGAACGGTGAAAGCTGTGACTCTCTGACAGAGCGTCTGATTGGTGAAATGTACACCGATTTTGATGCACTGGGGATGGCGCGTCCGGATGTGGAACCGCGTGCGACTAAATTTATTACGGAAATCATTGCACTGTGTGAACGCCTGATTGAGCGCGGATTCGCGTATGTGGCGGACAACGGCGATGTCATGTTCGAAGTCAGCAAATTTGATGAATACGGCAAGCTGTCCGGCCAGGATCTGGAGCAGCTTCAGGCCGGCGCCCGTGTTGATATCGAAACCGCCAAGCGCAGTCCGTTGGATTTTGTCCTGTGGAAAATGTCCAAGCCGGGTGAGCCGACCTGGGAATCCCCATGGGGACCGGGTCGTCCGGGCTGGCACATTGAATGTTCTGCGATGAACTCTGCCATTCTGGGCGATCATTTCGATATTCATGGCGGCGGCTCTGACCTGCAATTCCCGCATCATGAAAACGAAATTGCTCAGTCCTGCTGTGCCCATGATACTCAGTATGTCAATACCTGGATGCACAGTGGCATGGTGATGGTTGATCGTGAGAAGATGTCTAAATCACTGGGGAACTTCTTTACCATCCGCGATGTACTGGGTTATTACGATGCTGAGAGCGTACGTTACTTTCTGATGTCCGGGCATTATCGCAGCCAGCTGAACTACAGCGAAGAAAACCTGAAGCAGGCCCGCTCTGCGCTGGAACGTTTATATACGGCACTGCGCGGACTGGACGAGACCGTTGCCGCGCAGGGCGGTGAAGCTTTTGTTGAGCGTTTCAAAGCTGCTATGGATGATGATTTCAATACGCCTGAAGCGTATTCAGTGCTGTTTGATATGGCCCGTGAAATCAACCGTCTGAAGACTGAAGACCTGGCAGCCGCTTCTGCACTGGGTGCGCGCTTGCGTGAACTGGGCAGCGTACTGGGCTTGCTGGCACAGGAACCTGAAGCTTTCCTGCAAAGTGGTGCCAAAGAAGATGATGTGGCTGAGATTGAAGCGCTGATTCAGCAGCGTCTGGATGCTCGTGCCGCGAAGGACTGGGCAGCCGCAGATGCCGCGCGTGATAAACTGACCGCAATGGGCATTATTCTGGAAGATGGCCCTCAGGGCACCACGTGGCGTCGTAAGTAA
- a CDS encoding peptidylprolyl isomerase, with product MVTLHTTFGDIKIQLDTEKAPETSANFLQYCRDGFYQGTLFHRVIDGFMIQGGGMASGMVEKETRAPIKNEANNGLSNKTGTIAMARTMEPHSASSQFFINVNDNNFLDFKSETPDGWGYCVFGEVVEGMDVVNKIKSVATGNWGYVHQDVPVEEVVINSVTIEE from the coding sequence ATGGTAACGCTTCACACCACATTTGGTGATATTAAAATTCAGCTAGACACAGAAAAAGCACCAGAGACCAGTGCGAACTTCCTGCAGTACTGCCGTGACGGTTTCTATCAAGGCACGCTGTTTCACCGTGTGATTGACGGCTTCATGATCCAGGGCGGCGGCATGGCTTCCGGCATGGTAGAAAAAGAAACCCGTGCGCCAATCAAGAATGAAGCGAATAACGGCCTGAGCAACAAAACTGGCACGATTGCAATGGCACGTACCATGGAACCACACTCTGCCAGCTCTCAGTTTTTCATCAACGTTAACGACAACAACTTCCTGGACTTCAAATCTGAAACGCCAGACGGTTGGGGTTACTGCGTATTCGGTGAAGTGGTTGAAGGTATGGACGTCGTCAACAAGATTAAATCTGTGGCGACAGGCAACTGGGGTTACGTACACCAGGATGTTCCTGTAGAAGAAGTTGTGATCAACTCTGTCACCATCGAAGAATAA